One genomic segment of Xyrauchen texanus isolate HMW12.3.18 chromosome 5, RBS_HiC_50CHRs, whole genome shotgun sequence includes these proteins:
- the wfikkn1 gene encoding WAP, Kazal, immunoglobulin, Kunitz and NTR domain-containing protein, with translation MPDSSRCGSRLKLVCSLLVMCVRLVSGHHAGVCPNHVNTNLWVDAQSTCERDCQTDQDCAAFEKCCTNVCGLLSCVAARFSDGSSADGQSGVGVVVGGVASCDEFLCTQQGAECDVWEGQPVCKCHDHCESEPSFTCASDGLTYFNRCYMDAEACMQGITLTVVTCRYYLSSLNPSPLPQDTTTQPTLSLPNSDPFPPTLYSNPQHQVIYPGGTASFHCDVIGHPKPDITWEKQSEAHKRIVMRPDQMYGNVVITNIGQLVVYNAHISDTGIYTCIARNAAGALRAEYPLSVVRHNDDDFFDDPEAGLPLGRPFSPADCLAPVERAECGEKLVDWFYDAPQGSCHAFTHGGCDGGRNRFETFEECRSACQSEGLAVCSLPAVQGPCKHWEARWAYNALSKQCQAFIYGGCHGNKNNFRTHKECEASCPHLKGRPCKSCRPRGKMVSSLCRSDFAIVGRLTELIEELDSGIARFRLEQVLRDEEMGLQLFKTQHLEVTLARMDWSCPCPNITQHQDLPLLVMGEVQDGIAVILPHSYVRPISDRRLKKIHEVLSKKTCEMLQRFQD, from the coding sequence GATTGTGCTGCATTTGAGAAGTGCTGCACTAACGTCTGTGGTCTGCTGAGTTGTGTAGCTGCACGCTTTTCTGACGGTTCCTCTGCTGATGGCCAATCAGGTGTAGgtgtggtggtgggaggtgtggccagCTGTGATGAGTTTCTatgcacccagcagggggcggagTGTGACGTGTGGGAGGGGCAGCCAGTGTGTAAATGTCACGATCACTGCGAAAGTGAGCCCAGTTTCACGTGCGCCTCGGACGGACTCACGTACTTCAACCGCTGCTACATGGACGCAGAGGCATGCATGCAGGGGATCACACTCACCGTGGTAACCTGCCGGTATTACCTGTCCAGCCTGAATCCCAGCCCCCTGCCGCAGGACACCACCACTCAACCTACACTATCCTTGCCCAACTCCGACCCTTTCCCACCCACCCTCTACTCCAACCCGCAGCACCAGGTAATTTACCCGGGTGGAACGGCAAGCTTTCACTGTGATGTGATCGGCCACCCCAAGCCTGATATCACCTGGGAGAAGCAGTCTGAGGCACACAAAAGAATTGTCATGAGGCCAGACCAGATGTACGGTAACGTTGTCATAACCAATATCGGTCAGCTGGTAGTGTATAACGCGCACATCTCGGACACCGGAATCTACACGTGTATTGCGCGCAATGCTGCGGGAGCATTGAGGGCTGAATACCCACTTTCAGTTGTAAGGCACAATGATGACGATTTCTTTGATGACCCAGAAGCGGGCTTGCCGTTAGGTCGACCATTCTCGCCCGCTGACTGCTTGGCACCGGTGGAGCGTGCAGAGTGTGGCGAAAAGCTTGTTGACTGGTTCTACGATGCGCCACAGGGTTCTTGCCATGCATTCACTCACGGAGGCTGCGACGGTGGCCGCAACCGCTTTGAGACATTCGAGGAGTGCCGCTCAGCGTGTCAGAGCGAGGGTCTGGCTGTGTGCTCGCTGCCTGCTGTACAGGGCCCGTGTAAACACTGGGAGGCACGCTGGGCATACAACGCACTCTCAAAACAGTGTCAGGCATTCATCTACGGTGGCTGCCATGGCAACAAGAACAACTTCCGCACCCATAAAGAATGCGAAGCGAGCTGCCCACATCTCAAGGGCCGTCCTTGTAAAAGCTGCCGGCCGAGGGGAAAAATGGTGTCGAGTCTTTGCCGCAGTGACTTTGCCATCGTGGGACGCCTGACAGAACTGATCGAGGAGCTGGACTCGGGAATTGCACGCTTCCGTCTGGAGCAGGTGTTGCGGGACGAGGAGATGGGCCTGCAGCTCTTCAAAACACAACATCTGGAGGTGACACTGGCACGCATGGACTGGAGCTGCCCGTGTCCCAACATCACTCAGCACCAAGATCTCCCGCTGCTGGTGATGGGTGAGGTGCAGGACGGAATTGCCGTCATTCTGCCTCACAGTTACGTCAGACCCATTTCTGACAGACGACTCAAGAAGATCCATGAGGTTCTGAGCAAGAAAACATGTGAGATGCTTCAGAGATTCCAGGACTGA